The Anopheles coustani chromosome X unlocalized genomic scaffold, idAnoCousDA_361_x.2 X_unloc_11, whole genome shotgun sequence genome includes a region encoding these proteins:
- the LOC131269913 gene encoding uncharacterized protein LOC131269913 has translation MVRQLKRVYNDKLAGVDFFYEFVENYTENQQCQISSLLISLEEAKSNFESAREKLLTEHEECDTVELLTEKQAFYGKFHRVKGFLLEKQDGADGHRPAANSTMANASFTNSQVRLPKIDLPAFDGDKTKWMSFKDRFTAMVHDAELSDIMKLQYLLASLKGDAARLFDHVKLVEGNYNSTWQALLDRFDDAKMLKRNYFKALVDLQPMAAATAEELTRIVNESKRLVLGMDRLQEPVSSWDTPLSSLVRYKFDEQTLMAFELIAAEQKTDTFKALMEFCERRIKILTNSVVHTQNRIDTRPATRATSTNHDHQGTRKPTQRPHPASMSCAAQTGNMLRGCVLCKADHHIARCERFAKMSLSERQQIAKVESLCFNCLGKEHQARFCKAQSRCGNCQKRHHTFVCNKTNPITPRTESSISATTYIPAPVDSQPSQEKMIWLSTAQVLICNDEGREFPARALLDQGSQSNFMSERLVQQLKLKKRRLNKPLSGIGAVSLKAETMVVATMKSRASTFVSRVNWLVLRNITANFPAQTRNTESWNIPQALILADPAFFRSERIDLLIGAELFGELLQQGQLKLAPHLPKLLESSLGWIVCGREERVSEDAAEVVCSCLADNDLGAIFEKLASLEAIPEERVRSEQDEECENLYLNTTRRTESGRYVVKLPKVANFEERLGDSLQPALKRLAAIERRMIKEPNLGAAYKEFMSEYIRLGHMTKVSTYVEDKMAEGTPRFYLPHHAVWKTDGLTKKCRVVFDASCRCGTGLSLNDILLTGPRLQDDIEVILLRFRMRPVAFVADVEKMYRQVLVAEEDKNLQRILWRETANDPVGVYVLNTVTYGTACAPFLAIRTLFKIFEDEGHQFPMASRCANDFYVDDILSGAATIEEAGNMVKELSELLSMGGFGLRKWASNEPEALAAITPEHIAKAGNYEFGTEPTGTVSTLGLSWNTSSDVLSVQVRLPPQIETLRTKRQVSGCLAKVYDPLGFLDPVKMKAKLLLQRIVTLKDAKGKRWDWDDVLPEGLFAEWMAFFPQLTALSKIEVPRPVVTDSSMEKQVHIFCDASERGYGACCYIRCQKVGEKATVNFFISKSKLVSLKQKITIARLELCAALLGSNLYRLVKKVLPEGAPAFLWTDSMTVWHWVNSPHGNWKTFVANRTSKIQRNAEGAQWRHVPGVENPADLVSRGVDPEALIDTKQWWSGPTWLSLEEESWPALPNNAKALEPTGEERATAVLASSLDEENFSDRLYSLCSTYTKLRRVVGYCQRYLHALRSHAKPTSEEMAPLTTEDLRMAESTLCRLAQREQLAAELDTLKKGRSLPSASGLRFCDPFLGEDGLIRVKGRL, from the coding sequence ATGGTGCGTCAGTTGAAACGCGTATACAACGACAAGTTAGCgggagttgattttttttatgagttcGTCGAAAATTATACCGAAAACCAGCAGTGCCAGATAAGCAGCCTCCTCATTTCGTTGGAAGAGGCTAAGAGTAACTTCGAAAGTGCGAGAGAAAAGTTACTAACGGAACACGAAGAATGTGATACGGTGGAACTTTTGACCGAAAAACAAGCCTTCTACGGGAAGTTCCATCGGGTGAAGGGCTTTCTGTTGGAGAAGCAAGATGGGGCGGACGGCCATAGGCCGGCTGCAAATAGTACAATGGCGAATGCAAGTTTTACAAATTCGCAAGTGAGGCTTCCCAAAATCGATTTACCGGCGTTCGATggtgacaaaacaaaatggatgagcTTCAAGGATCGCTTCACTGCAATGGTTCACGATGCAGAGTTGTCGGACATAATGAAGCTGCAATATTTGTTGGCTTCGCTAAAAGGAGATGCTGCCAGGTTATTCGACCACGTAAAGCTTGTAGAAGGAAACTACAACAGTACGTGGCAAGCGTTGTTGGATCGGTTTGATGATGCGAAGATGCTGAAACGGAACTACTTCAAGGCGTTGGTGGATCTGCAACCGATGGCTGCCGCAACGGCGGAGGAATTGACTCGTATCGTCAACGAATCGAAGCGCTTAGTGCTTGGGATGGACAGATTGCAGGAGCCTGTATCTTCCTGGGATACCCCATTGTCAAGTCTGGTAAGATACAAGTTCGACGAGCAAACACTAATGGCTTTCGAACTTATTGCAGCCGAGCAGAAGACGGATACCTTTAAGGCATTGATGGAGTTTTGTGAGCGGCGCATCAAGATTCTGACAAACTCGGTCGTCCACACGCAAAACAGGATCGATACGAGGCCGGCAACCAGAGCCACAAGTACAAATCATGACCATCAAGGTACTCGAAAGCCTACACAAAGACCGCATCCGGCTTCAATGTCCTGTGCAGCTCAGACAGGCAACATGCTCAGAGGGTGTGTGTTGTGTAAGGCTGATCATCATATCGCAAGATGCGAGAGATTTGCAAAGATGTCGTTGTCAGAGCGCCAACAGATTGCGAAGGTTGAGTCTTTGTGCTTCAACTGCTTGGGAAAGGAGCATCAAGCAAGATTCTGTAAGGCCCAGTCAAGATGCGGAAACTGTCAGAAACGACATCACACCTTTGTATGCAACAAAACCAATCCGATTACCCCGAGAACAGAGAGCAGCATAAGCGCCACCACGTACATACCAGCTCCAGTTGATTCGCAGCCTTCACAAGAGAAAATGATTTGGTTGTCAACGGCTCAGGTGTTGATTTGCAATGATGAAGGTAGAGAATTTCCAGCTAGAGCGTTGCTGGACCAGGGGTCGCAATCCAACTTCATGAGCGAACGGTTGGTACAGCAGTTGAAGCTGAAGAAAAGGCGACTAAATAAACCTTTGTCCGGCATCGGAGCAGTTTCGCTAAAGGCAGAGACGATGGTGGTAGCTACCATGAAATCACGAGCGTCAACCTTTGTGTCTCGAGTGAATTGGTTGGTGCTGCGAAACATAACAGCCAACTTTCCAGCGCAAACTCGGAACACGGAGTCCTGGAACATTCCCCAAGCACTGATATTGGCAGATCCAGCATTCTTCCGGAGTGAGCGGATAGACCTTCTGATTGGTGCAGAGTTATTTGGCGAGTTGCTCCAACAAGGTCAATTAAAGTTAGCACCTCACTTGCCAAAGCTCCTGGAGTCCAGCCTTGGTTGGATTGTATGCGGCAGGGAAGAACGAGTCTCTGAAGATGCAGCTGAGGTCGTCTGTTCCTGTTTGGCTGACAACGATCTTGGGGCAATATTTGAGAAGCTGGCTAGCCTGGAAGCGATACCGGAAGAACGTGTACGGTCCGAGCAAGATGAGGAATGTGAAAACCTTTATCTAAACACAACGAGGCGCACCGAGTCGGGAAGGTATGTCGTTAAGTTGCCCAAGGTAGCCAACTTCGAAGAAAGGTTGGGAGACTCACTTCAACCAGCATTGAAAAGGTTAGCGGCCATTGAAAGGCGTATGATCAAGGAGCCGAACCTGGGTGCCGCGTACAAGGAATTTATGTCCGAATACATCAGACTAGGGCATATGACAAAGGTGTCAACTTATGTAGAAGATAAGATGGCAGAGGGCACGCCACGGTTTTACCTACCGCACCATGCAGTTTGGAAGACTGATGGATTGACGAAAAAGTGTCGAGTGGTGTTCGATGCATCATGCCGTTGTGGTACCGGGCTAAGCTTAAACGACATTTTGTTGACTGGACCGCGATTACAAGACGACATAGAAGTCATTCTTCTCAGATTCAGGATGAGGCCTGTGGCCTTTGTGGCTGATGTAGAGAAAATGTATCGGCAGGTCTTGGTGgcggaagaagataaaaatctACAACGAATATTATGGAGAGAAACCGCCAATGATCCAGTTGGGGTCTACGTTCTGAATACGGTAACGTATGGGACCGCGTGTGCACCCTTCCTAGCAATCAGGACATTATTTAAGATTTTCGAAGATGAAGGGCATCAGTTTCCCATGGCGTCACGCTGCGCAAATGATTTCTATGTTGACGACATCTTGTCCGGCGCAGCGACCATAGAGGAAGCGGGAAACATGGTAAAGGAGCTCAGTGAGTTGCTCAGCATGGGAGGGTTCGGCCTCCGCAAGTGGGCTTCCAATGAGCCAGAAGCACTTGCAGCAATCACACCAGAGCACATCGCGAAGGCAGGAAATTATGAGTTTGGGACGGAGCCTACAGGTACGGTGTCCACATTGGGCTTGTCGTGGAACACATCGTCGGACGTCTTGAGTGTTCAAGTTAGGCTACCGCCACAGATTGAAACCCTACGCACGAAACGGCAGGTATCGGGATGCCTCGCGAAAGTATATGATCCATTAGGATTCCTCGATCCTGTTAAGATGAAGGCAAAGCTGCTTTTGCAACGTATAGTAACTTTGAAGGATGCCAAGGGAAAACGCTGGGACTGGGACGATGTGTTACCAGAAGGCTTGTTTGCAGAATGGATGGCGTTCTTTCCCCAACTTACGGCACTATCAAAGATAGAAGTTCCAAGACCAGTGGTAACGGATAGCAGTATGGAAAAACAAGTGCATATATTCTGCGACGCATCGGAAAGGGGGTATGGAGCTTGTTGTTACATCCGTTGTCAGAAAGTTGGCGAAAAGGCGACAGTGAACTTCTTTATATCGAAATCGAAGTTGGTATCGTTGAAGCAAAAGATAACGATCGCTAGATTGGAGTTATGTGCAGCGCTCTTGGGCAGCAACTTATATCGGTTAGTGAAGAAGGTCCTGCCGGAAGGAGCACCTGCCTTTTTATGGACGGATTCCATGACTGTGTGGCATTGGGTGAATTCTCCTCATGGAAATTGGAAGACATTCGTAGCGAATCGCACATCAAAGATCCAGCGGAACGCGGAAGGAGCTCAATGGAGACACGTGCCGGGAGTCGAGAACCCAGCGGATCTGGTGTCTAGAGGGGTGGATCCGGAGGCACTTATCGACACCAAGCAATGGTGGTCGGGGCCAACATGGCTCTCCTTGGAGGAAGAATCGTGGCCAGCATTGCCAAACAATGCAAAGGCATTGGAACCTACAGGAGAAGAACGAGCAACAGCGGTACTAGCCTCTTCGCTTGACGAAGAGAACTTTAGTGACCGACTCTACTCCCTGTGCTCCACATACACGAAGCTGCGCAGAGTTGTGGGATATTGTCAGCGATATCTCCACGCTCTAAGGTCGCATGCAAAACCAACGTCAGAGGAAATGGCACCGTTGACCACGGAAGATTTAAGGATGGCGGAGTCAACGCTTTGCCGCTTGGCACAGAGGGAGCAGTTGGCGGCAGAGCTGGACACGTTGAAGAAAGGAAGGAGTTTGCCGAGTGCTTCGGGCTTGAGGTTCTGCGATCCATTTCTGGGCGAAGATGGATTGATTCGTGTCAAGGGACGGCTTTAG
- the LOC131269914 gene encoding uncharacterized protein LOC131269914, which translates to MGVRSVVRQVQRQCVSCFKNKPKLVVQPMGELPAARVAEARPFAISGVDYCGPVYIKGGHRKAAPTKAYIAVFVCFVTRAVHLELVSSLSTAAFIAALRRFVSKRGLVAELHSDNGTNFKGAANELRKLYDLLSSSQFQAEVTTWSSERGLKWSFIPPGAPHFGGLWEAAVKSMKRHLHRVLGDAATTYEDMVTLLAQVECCLNSRPITPMSDDPADLEALTPGHFITGSNMQQVPDIDLRDIPE; encoded by the coding sequence ATGGGAGTGAGGTCAGTGGTTCGGCAAGTGCAGCGGCAGTGTGTCAGCTGCTTCAAGAATAAGCCGAAGCTGGTGGTGCAACCAATGGGAGAGTTACCTGCAGCAAGAGTAGCGGAAGCGAGACCGTTTGCCATATCGGGTGTGGATTACTGCGGCCCAGTGTACATCAAGGGCGGTCATAGGAAGGCAGCACCCACAAAGGCATACATCgcagtgtttgtgtgcttcgTTACGCGGGCAGTGCATCTGGAGTTGGTTTCCTCTCTGTCCACGGCAGCCTTCATAGCGGCACTCCGAAGATTCGTGTCGAAGCGAGGATTAGTGGCTGAACTGCACTCCGACAATGGCACCAACTTCAAGGGAGCCGCCAACGAACTGCGTAAACTCTATGATCTGCTTAGTTCCTCTCAATTTCAGGCAGAGGTAACAACTTGGAGCAGCGAACGAGGTTTGAAATGGAGTTTCATTCCGCCCGGAGCTCCCCACTTCGGAGGACTTTGGGAGGCAGCGGTTAAGTCGATGAAGCGTCATCTACATCGTGTATTGGGAGACGCAGCTACCACGTATGAAGATATGGTCACGCTGTTGGCGCAGGTAGAATGTTGCCTGAATTCGCGACCTATCACTCCGATGTCGGATGACCCTGCAGATTTGGAAGCACTTACACCGGGCCACTTTATCACGGGTTCAAATATGCAGCAGGTCCCGGATATTGATCTGCGGGATATTCCGGAAG